The window CCTCTTTGTTTTGGTCCTTCAGGTGGTAGTTTTCGTTGGTCAACACTGAATTCTGTTCCCTCAACACGTCCCGTTCCACCCGCATATCCGTCAGCTTTTTACACATAACGCTCCCGCTTCGCAGAGTGTTCATCCAGCCTTTCATCGCACGGTCGTAGTCTAGTTCGAGAAATCTGAAGCACGTAACAATAGGCTCATTATCGTTGTAGTCAAACCATTTGCCAACCACCTTGCTTGCTTTTATACTTTTCCAGAAGCCCTCGATAGGAGGATCGGTGGCAGTGGCCAGAAGCTCGCTGAGCCTTGACTCCCCGGCTTTGCTCCACGAGCTGAGGTTCCAAGGATCATAGGAATACCTAATTTTATATATGCTCTCGGATTCTCTGGCATTTGGACGCCTAGGTCGAGCTGGCCGGCGTGGGGGGGTGCTCATGGTTCCCATCTCTGGTGAAGCGCGCGCTTCCAGGGCTTGCGAGTCATGGTGGTCCCCAGACATTGTCGCAGAGCTTTTTGCTGGTTGTAGACGTGTAGAATAAGCAGGTGGCTGGTAACCAAATAACTCGTACcgagaaaacaaaacacgGTGACATTTGCGAGAGCGAAGGTCAGGAGCTTCATATCAAGCAGCACCGAACAAACACGGGAAACTGGTGGACTGCACAATGAACGGAGCAACTGGACAAAGAAGCGTTGCGGTCTTTTGCCGCCCAAGTTTCGCGACATCATCGCGTCACAGACAAAGATTTTGGGCCTGTAGATGCTTGCGGATGCAGGCCCAGAGCTTTCCACTCGAACAACTAAAACAAAGAACACTTCCCCTGCCGATACCGGTCAGATTGTAAGTAGCTGTACCAAAGCGGCTAACCAAACACGGGCAACTTACTGGTAACTAACTACACGGCCAGGAATCTCCAAAGCCATAGCTCTTCCTCCATACGTACCACACAGCAAAAATCGTCCACAACTCTGGTGTTCCAAACCCTCAGCACACTCAATGTCGCGTCAATAATACCAACCACGTGCGCCAGGTCCAGTCTGGTCCTCTTCTTGACGGTGTGGTATTATAGGCTGCTTGATGCCAAAAGCCTCGATGATAGCGCTCCACATCTCCATGTCGATTGACATGATAGCCTGATGTCTCATAGGCGCTCTGGCTCGTGATGCCGACTCGGCCTCGTCATCTCGTGCCTTGTACGGCACTGTCACTCAGTGTCAGCATCTTTCACGGTCCGCGCAAGGCTTCAGGGTTGTCACGTACCAATACCTGGCAGGCCATTGCCGTCAAATTTGAGCTCGATATTGCCCTCGTGCAGCAAGAAACTGACGTAGAACATGTTCTCTATTGTTTGGCCATACGAATGTGGGTTGATTACGAAGCGTAACAGATCCACATTGCCACTGCCGTTAAGACCAAGCTCATCCATCACCTGCCGCAACTGTTCTTCCGAGAGTTCAGTCCCACGGTCCGCCTCAAGTTGTCTGCACTTCTCTCGGGCCAAGTCCTGAGCTTTTGATTCATGGGCTTCCAGCCGGACCAGGATATTCTTGCAAATGGAGGGAAGATCGTTCCTGGTATTTCGCTTGAGGTCTTCTGCCCGGAGTTCCTGAGGTCGTACCTCTATAAGATTGCTGACTTTGAAAGGCGCTGACCGTTTGGTGACCTTTCGGGCCTTCTTCTCTATCGAAAGCGGCCCCAACAGGAACCCTGGCACGGGAGGCCTAAGGATGGCTGGTATCGCGGCGTAGCGACCGAGGTGTGTCCAGTTGGCCATGTCGCCTTCGTCACCgatatcctcctcgtcgctgcCCAGAGCTCCACGAGGctgtctcctccttctctggGTGTTTGATAACTCGGCAGCCTCGTCGTTCTCGATACCACCGCCGTTCCGCATAAACGTAGAAGCCTTAGATATAAATTCATCCAAGTCAAGACCGCCGACGTTTCCTTGTCCAATCTTCTGTGCTCGCTTGACACTCATGTCTGCGATCGAGACTAGGACCCTGGCGTCAATTGCCGCCTCATTGGTCTGCTTTACCCTAACCAGGGTCGCGTCCTGCTTATCAAGTATGCGAATCAACGGATTGTGATCCTCTCCGATAAGTCGGTCCTGATTCTCCTTTATTTCTCTCCATGTCTCCCGCATAGACCGTTGGATCTGGCGACGCTCCTGCATTGGCTGTTCCGGGTCGTACTCATCCCCATCGCCGTGGTCCGCTTGTACTGATGGCTCTCTAATTCTGCGACGGCTGGTCGATGGGTCGCCGCCAATATCAGATGTACGTTTCCGAGAGCTTCTTGCTGGGGGCTCGTTCTCTTTACCTCGCCCACGGACGGCGAGGTGATTGCGGTCGTCCATTGTGCTAGAGATGGGATCCAAGATTAAGCCGACGATACGGCGAAtgtggggagtttggtgaaGCTTGGGCGAAAGGAAGAATAGTATTTATTACAATTATTGAACGGTAATTGAAAGTTGAGGTTGACTGGTGACGGGAATTgaagaggggaggtggtatATCTGAAGTTGGAAGACGCATTAATGAGTGGGAAGACGCGGTTGCTCGCCAAGGAAAGTTTAGGCAGCTGAAGTGGGGTGTTGGTTCAGCTGGAAGAAGTGGGGCAGAGCTTGTGAGCTGGAAGCGACAGGGCTCTTTTTAGTGGGCGTTTGCCCACCGAGGGGCATCTTACAGCGTGACGTTGCAGCTGCTGCCACCCGTTTGCGCGACAAGTGATTCCATCGCCGTGCAAAGACAAAGTTGCGCTTTGGTCTCCTAGCGTTCTAATCAGAGAGGCGAGCTGATTGAATAGAGAGAGACCGCGAGCTCTCTGTCACTCCCGTCGTTGTCGAAATGGAGCCCTTCTCGTTTGCCAGCTCCGACTCGCTTGATTACCCCGTCAGGATTCGTATGTGGGTTGCGCCGATGTTTCTGTTGCTGTTACTTTGCTATCATGGGCGCGGAATGTGCTGATAGAGAGTGGTGTAGCATAAACCTCGAAGGTGAAGAGGCACCTGTCTTATTTTCTACCCTCCTCGACAATCCCAACCTTCGACACATAGGATCCAACCAAAGGTCTGGCACTCCGTCCGCCCTTCTCCAAACAATGCTGATACCATCGCGTCTAGCCCCTTTTCCGATCTCTATGTCACAGTACAGGTGTGGGCAGGTTCCAAGCCGTTGACTGTCCCTGTTCAGACATCTTTTAAGACCTTTCGAGCCGAGCGCAGATGGGGCGAGTGGCTCGAACTACCTGTCACATACTCAGTCTTACCCCAGAATGCCTGCCTTGCGATAACACTTTGGGACCTTTCCCCAACGGGAGACGGACCTTATGGTCACAGAATTCCTTTCGGGGGGGCTACATTGCCGCTGTTCGATAAGGATAACCAGCTACACAAGGGTCGCCAGAAATGTCACGTCTACAGACATCTTCACGCGGACGGACACGACGACACTACAACCCCCGCTCTAGTCCCTAGGTCACGACCCAAAGACGGAACACCCGAGGACAAGGATGCCGCCGAGTTGGATCGTATGGAGACGCTATTCAAGAAGCATGAAATGGGCGAGATTCCCCGCGTGGATTGGCTGGACCAGCTTGTCTTTCGTGGATTCGAGAGGCGCGGCCTTCAGACGGCCAGGTCATCTCTCAAGGCCAAAGCCATCAGGCAAACAGAGGCTTCTCGGGATGACAAGTCCAGTGCGCAGAACGAGAAAGCGAAGCCAGAACCATCTGGGTACTTTCTGAACGTAGAGCTACCAAGATTCGACTTCCCTGTGGTCTTTGCTGACTATGAGTATCCGGCACCACCCATCTCTTCGTTCCAGCATCTTTCCTCGTCACAATCCAACATCCTACTCAAACCTCCACCAGAGGTCCATTTCGGCCCCGGTATCagcgtcgacgacgacgagggctACGAAGGCCGGCTGATCAGGGTGTATGACCCCGAGGTCGGTGCAAGAGACAACCCCGCCGAGAGCAAGCATCGCAGATTGGTCCGCAGCCAGCATCGTAATGGGATTCTGGACAAGGACCTCAAGCCAAATGCCAAGGTGCGGGATGAGCTGAATGTGATCATGTCATACTCGCCAACCCACACGCTTTCgccagaggagaaggaccTCATCTGGAAATTCCGCTATCACCtcacaagaaacaaaaaggcACTCACCAAGTTTGTCAAGTCGGTGAACTGGCTAGATCACTCCGAGTCGAAGCAGGCTGTTCAAGTCCTCGGGAAGTGGACGGACATTGATGTTGACGACGCCTTGGAGTTGCTTGGCCCGACGTTTGATAATTCGGCCGTGCGGGCATTTGCTGTTGAGCGATTGCGCAAAGCTGACGACAAGGAGTTACTTCTGTATCTGCTTCAGCTCGTCCAGGCGCTCAAATATGAACATATCTCGACACGGCCTGGCCATGAGGTCACACACGACTCGTCTTTGGCTCGATTCTTGATATCCCGGGCTGTTCACAGTCTTGCACTCGGCAACTACTTTTGGTGGTATCTCATGGTCGAGTGTGATGATAGCTCCATGGATCAGGGTGAGGAAACTCAAATGATTTACAAGAAGATTGCGTACGATTTCATGGCAGAGCTGGTGAAGCGCCCGGACGGGAAGGAGACCCGAAAGACGTTGCTGCGACAGGCTGAGTGGATTGCGATCCTCTCCAAGATTTCTGGGGAAATCAAGGAGGCGAACGAATCCATCGCGAAGAGGGTAGAGCGCGTCAAGCACTTCTTGGCCGACCCCAAAAACGAGCTGGTGACCATCGACCCACCACTTCCCCTGCCCCTGGATCCTTCGATAGAAATATGCGGCGTGGTTCCGGAAGACACAGTTGTCTTCAAGTCATCATTACATCCTATCAAAGTGGCCTTCAAGACCACCTCTGGTCGGAAATACCCTATCTTGTTCAAGACCGGCGATGACCTCCGTCAGGATCAGCTCGTTATCCagatcatcaccctcatGGATAACCTATTGCTGAAAGAGAACCTCGACCTGAAGCTCTCCCCTTACAAGATTTTGGCCACCGGTACGAGTGCCGGCCTGTCACAGTTTGTGCCATCCATGACCTTTCAGGGCATCGCCTCCAAATACCGCGCCAACCCGGCACAGGCCTACCTCAAGCAGAACAACCCCGACGCCCAAGGGCCATTCGGCATGCGCAAGGAGAGTCTGGATACATTTGTCCGGTCGTGCGCCGGCTACTGCGTGATCACTTACATCCTCGGCGTTGGTGACCGTCACCTCGACAACCTGCTGTTAGCTCCAGACGGCCACTTCTTCCACGCCGATTTTGGGTACATCCTCGGCCGCGACCCGAAACCTTTTGCGCCCGCgatgaagctctccaaggAGATGGTCGACTGCATGGGCGGGTCCAACTCGGAGTATTACCGGCAGTTCAAGCAGTACTGCTTCTTGGCATATAGCGCGCTGAGGAAGAACAGCAACTTGATTCTGAACTTGTTCAGTTTGATGGTCGACGCGAATATTCCCGACATCAAGCTGGAGCCGGATAAGGCGGTGCTGAAGGTTAAGGAGAGGTTTCACTTGGAACtgagcgaggaggatgcgatTAGACATTTGGAGAGGATCATGGACGACAACCTGAACGCGCTGGTGCCAGTGGTGATTGACAAGTTGCATGAGCTGGTGCAGGCTTTTAGGGCGTAGTTTAGAGACGGATTTGGTGCTCAGGTGGCGCTAGGTATGAATTTTGGGACGGAGAACCAGATATATAGTGGTGGCATTCATGTTCAGGAAGTGATGCCATCGTGCCATTCGCAGCGTCTCTTGAGCCACACGTGATCTTTACGTctccccaaaaacaaaaacaccctTCCCACTCCTAAACCCGCCCAGGGTCCCCTGAACCGCCTCCTTGAGCgtcttctcctccgtctcccagTTCCACTCCACCTCCTGCACCGGGCTCTCCTTGAACTTACCCTCCCTCATCAAGTTCAAAATATCCTcaatcatcttcctcttgccCTCTGGGTTCTCCTTACCCCACTCACTCAACCAAAAGCCTTCgaacctcaacctcttgaAGATCTGCGGCCCAGTCGGGAACGGGAAACTTTGTCTGCTCATCCCGCCATACGTAACCATGCACCCCTTCGGACTCAGCGCCTTCACCACAGCACTCGCCGACTTCCCCCCAACACAGTtcatccccaacaacaacggttccttccccccctttgtCAGCTCCCCAAGTCGATCCCTAAAACTCCTGTCCAAGAACTCCTGCTCGGTCAGAACAACATTGGCTCCCAACCCGGTGagctcctccttgagcttctccgtCTCTTCAGGTGTCTCCCTTTCCCGAACGACGTTGAtactcctcaacccccacaATCTCCCAAACTGAACCGCCGCCCTGCCCACCCCAGAATTCGCCCCGTTTTGGAGAAACCACGCCCCCCCGGAGACGTCTTTCCCCTCGCGATACCACCGCATGCTGAGACCAACCAGATCGACATAGTCCTTCAGCATCCGATACGCACTGCACGGATTCACCGACACCGTCGCCACCTGAACGGGCGTCAAACCCTCCCTCTCGACCCTCATCAGTTTCCCCTCCGCCTGCTCAACCAAAGCATGAGTCCTAAAGGTTCCAAACCCCGTCTTGGCAGGGATAACCCAGTCCCCCTTCTCCAGACCCTTCACTCCCTGCCCGACAGACAGGACCTCGAAGCAGGCCTCATTCCCCGGTACTGCGGACGGTTGGGCGGTaccgaggagggtggtgaaggggggcTTGGAGCCGTAGGTGCcctggatggtgttgacgtCTGCTGGGTTTACTGGTGCTGCGAGGGTGCGGACCAAGACGGAgccggaggggagggtgggggagatggagtgGGTGTGCAGCGACAAGACGTCAATAGGTTCgccaaaggaggagaaggtgagggcTTTGGATTGGTGGTAGCCGTAGGGGCCGGTGAGGTGGCGTTTTTGGGTGAAGATAGGGACCGCTCGGGGAGTGGCCGTGGTGAGAGCCGGACGGAGGAGTTTGCTggtggggaggcggagggccTTGGTTGTTAGGCGGGGGGCTGCCATTGTGAGATTGAACGGCCGTGTGAGAGGTGAAGTGACGGCAAAGGGgcgaggtgaggttggtgagagtGTGTTGTGAATTGTTGACAGCAGCCTGCCCCGCTGAGAACCTGGGTGGATCGTGGAATTGCAGGGGATAGAGCTCGAGAAAGACAGCACCCAAACTGATGCTGAATTCTGCAGCTTCAAGTTGCAACTCTAGTGTAAAAGAAAAGTAGCTATTGCAGTGTCAATTGAATCAGATCTCTACAAACCCTCTCAACCTTATCACAACTTCCACCCGCCCAGCCGCTGCGTCGCAATCctaacaaaaaaaaaaaaaaaaacccgaACCGCTCACCCGAGCCGATGACGTCTGCCTgagctctctctctctccacgGCCAGAGCTCCATTGCTCCCAGCCAATCACACCTCACTTCCCGTCCCAAGAGCTCTATCTTATCATAAACCTCCATTTACAATTTCCCATGCCCACCTGCATCATCTCAACTACGAATACCACCCCCATTATATGTTGCAAGCTCCCGTAATTTGACCGAAAATGCCATCCGGCCTTCCTGCCCCCAAAGTGGCGTGATCCCTTAACACGTCCCCTCTATGTATGACATGCATCCCGAAGGTCAAAGCGGGATACgaccttcatcaccatccctccctccctcacctctcTACCCGTCAATCATCTCCCTTACGCCTTGGCTTGGGCGTGATTATCACTTCTTATACCACTCATATCATAATACACACGAAAAGttgagaaagaaaacaaaccccccaaactcAGATTCTCATTCCACCCCCCAATAACTATGCTCAGCTGCTAAAAATATGGTATAAAACGAAGTTGAAAAAAAGCCATGAAATCGTAAAGTTGTCGCGCTCTGaaccttccctccccccctcccccccaaactgcGCATCCCTCCCCTTGTCAAAAAGCTATGTATGTATCGTCCTCAAAAATAACAaattcccctccctcctccccatgagaaagaagaagaaaaggttCTCCCGCTTTTGGCAACCTGATGTGTgcaagagggaaaaaaaaaagcgtGTTCGTGAAATAAAACCAGGAATAGACcagcagaaaaagaaggtgtGCCAGCCCAATCAAAAACAAAGAGTCGTACACCTCAAGATAAGGCAACAGAGAGACATGACAGGataaaaaacaacaaagaaagaaaaacatgACAGAATGGGGTAGTAAACATCAATGAAATCGTCAGTCGCAAATTCAGACTGCCCGTTTACAAAAGAAACGAGCCCGGGTATCTTCAATCAACATGTCGCAAATTCACCCATTCCCCTAGCTTCCACGGTACTTTTCCTGGATATAATTCCATTCTTTGCTTGTCCCTTACAGGGCTGTCCCAAGACGGTTGGTTGATGTGTTTTTGTGGTGCGTTGCATGGCTTATTTGATGTCCTTGAACAGATCGCTGCCAaagccatcctcgtccttgGCGTCGTCGCTCGACTTGAGCTCCGTCAGTTCCGGGATCATTGGTGGCGGGGGCCCGGtgggcttcttctcgtcTGTCGCGGGCGGAGAAAGTGGAGTTTTGTCGCTCCGGAATCTGCTAAACCAGCCACTCGACCGCTTCACTTTCCGAGAATCGGCCACACTGCTGGCGCCCCTGCTAGGAGGCCGCGATGTCCTTTTGCTCGcttccactccctctccctccacatAGGCCGAGTTCAAAAGCCCGCGGCTAAAGAGGCGGCGAATGCTTCCGGGTCGCGCCGACaaggttggggaggcgggATTGTCTTCGGCCGGGCGTTTTACACCGGCAGTAGTCGCGATGGGTGGGACAGgagccgcagcagcagcagcagcagcggcggcggcggccgtTGTGTTGCCATTCGACTTGACGGCCTCTTTCGGGGTGTCTGGCGGCGTGGGGACGGCCTCCTCTCGTATCGGCGAAGGGAGGGGCGGAGGGATGTCCGTTCCGTCGGTCAGCGCGCCAAACTTCAGGTCGAGGGCTGGAAGCTCAAAGCGCTTGGTTGCAGTGCCATTCGCAGGCTtcgcagcagcggcggtgtCCTTCTTTGACGGCATGTCGGGTTTGTCTTCGGAGACGGGTCTCGCCCAGAGCAGGTTGAATATGTTAAAGGTGAACGAGTGGGCAAGTTGTTTACCGAATGGCAGGGTTGGGATCGTCCGAGCGCCAGTGGTAATGGCGAGGGCAGTCGAATTGGATTGGTCCGCTACGGGGCGACTCGCACTACTAGACATCGGGATGTCGGAGGAATTGATGGCGTGTGATGGGTACAGAAGCTCTGGAAACTGAATGGAAAAGAGGCGAAGGCCTGAGCGAGCgtgtttggtgttgacaGGTGGGCTGGGCGAGCGATAGGTTTGTCTGGGTGGCCGCGCGGGATGTTTTGGTGCCGAGAGCGTTGGAGGAAACGAAACGTTGACACGGGAAACAAATGCAACGTTCGAGAGCCggcaggcaggcagacaGGAAGGCCAGTTGTTGGTTGACCGTCGTAAAATATCGAGGTGGCGTCCGGTGAGAAACGAGTGAACGACGGGTGAATGACTGTGATGGTCGCGCTGGACCTGTGTGTGTCCGGAAGGCCTTCAGATGATAATGAATGGCTCTCCGAGAGAAAGTGATGGTGAGGTAAAAGTCTGGTGAACCCTTGTTGAAAAGAGGAGGACCTGGACAGGAAGGAGAGAATGCTCCCTCCCTCAGCTCAAAAGGGAAAACACCCCTGGATCAGTGATGGTGCCCTGCAGAATTGCACCTCCGAGCCAAGCTAAACCTGTCAATTCCAATTGACTGGCAGGACTCCGCTAGAATGCGGGATGCCCTGTCACTTGGTAAGCTCGGGCTCGGCTAGGGACTTGGGATTGGTGATATGAACTTTGTTTCAAGcaggcaaaagaaaagaactGCGGTTTATTACCACCCTACGGGCCTACTTACCTGTATCTCCCGAGCTAATAGGACTCCAAAGGCACCTGGattgccatcaccaacttcaACCATCAGAAGAATCCCAAATACAGCCCTCGGCGGGGTCACCGAGACCAGCAGTTATCGTCCCCACCCTCCAAGGGACCGTGGCACCTCACCAATGCCGTATTACCCTGCAGAGCGATGGAAAGAGACCCGAGAGATCATCATGAGCAAAGTTTCGAAGGTGGGGCCCAGGTGCCGATATGCAGCTACCAGTGCTGAGTTCCAGGCGATTGGTTCTGTGTCCACGGCGTTGCCCAAATTGATTAACAACTACCGAGCTGTGCCGAGTGCAGCTGTGTGAGACTGCGGGCAGTCATCGTCGTATATCTGATACTATCGCCATGATCGAGCTGCCAACTTTCACTGCACATGAATCCCACAATCTACCCTCGTATTCCAGCCTGTGGAGAGACACGCCCCGTCATGTGCAAGCTGTCGCTATCCGTCCTAGTAATATCGTTGATATTCGCTGCCTCGAGACACGCTCTCCGATGATTGCAAAAGTACACCAAGAAGAATCCCAAGGAATAGCCAAAGCGTCACCATTCAACGCAGAACCTGTGACGCAGCAACATCCCATTCTTCCCCCCTATGCTCGTGAATTCGTGATCGCAAATATACCTGGTCGTATGCCAATCCGCCCATCGGCACCACACCCAGAGAGCTCTTCCACCCAATCCCACGCCGTCGCCACCAAGTTCACCGTGTCTCTGTTGTATAGATGGCACCGTATGGATAGCGGATAGCGGAAGAAACTGTACTGTTATTTTATTCTGTTTTTCTGGAGGACTCATGCCGATTTTCTATTTCGGGACGGCGTATTGCTGAGTCCACTGCTTCGCCGTCGCAATAGCTGCTTTCTCGTCCTCTTTCCAGCTCTTGgcaacatcagcagcaagcgGATCGTCGGGGTTCGGGGCACCGAGGAGGGCTTGAATCGAAAGGAGAATTGTTCGGATTTGCAGAGCAGGTGACCAATTGTCTGTAAAGGGAGCCCGAGTCAGTATGGTCCCGACTTCACTATCGTGGTTTTCGGGAACACCCACTCTTCAGCACATCAAGGCAGATACGGCCGAGCTTGTCAACGTTGGGGTGGAAGATCTTGGTAAGGAAGCGAATCTTGGGGGGTGTCATGGGGTAGTCGTCCGGGAGAAAGAGCTCAAGCTTGAAGACGCCGCCTAGAACAGTGGTCAATGCTTACGAGCTTCATTCTAGAAAAACGGAGACAAACCCTCATATGGAGAAGACGAAGGACCATGGATCTCGACGTCAAAATACCGTAGGTTGTCTTCGTGGGGAATGGCGCTGATGCCTGGGACACTGTTGCGCCAAAGTTAGTAAAGCTCAACGTAAACACAAGGCCGAGGGCGCATACGGCTCCGCCATGAGGCGCTCGGTCTCTTTTTGAATTCTCTTGGGGAGAGCCATGGTGAGTGTttaggtggtggtgcgtcGGGACAGATGCGATGAAGCGCAAGTAGAAGGTCAAAGGAGGGGTAGAACTCCGAAGCGAGGACAGCAGGTGGGACGGTTGCGTTAACAAGTGTGTGTTGACGAAGCAGAATCAGGTCTGTGGGACCTTCTGTATTTCGAGAAGTTTAGCGCAGACGTAGAGCTAGTGATGGATGCTTAGCAAGAAAAAGACTGGCGACAATGGTGTTGAAAATGCCCAAGACAGGTTGGAAGCCTATGGAGTCATAGTGGGCTATGTTTGGCCAGGCCTGGCAGGGTTCTAAGGACGGCTGCCGACTGATAAGCGCACAGACCGCTGATCACATTCCAAATTCGGCCATTTGCACATCCCGGGGTTCTTTCATCAGCTTGTCAAAGGGTAATATGCAACTAAGCGTGTTGGCGCTGCAACATCGTTGAAGGTTACTTTGACGACAGTTGCTTTCACAAGCCTCATTGACCATCAGTTCTGAGAACATAGTTTCATCTCTGCTTCTTTGATTGTCACACGACAATATATCAAGTTGATTCTTCGATCCAAACTGCCCAAGGTGCTGGGCcattgatggaggggtgctGAGGGTGTGGTGAGAAGGCAGTGGAGTGAAACTCGCTGGGCTGCCTACGGTCATTCAACACCAAGGCGCTCAGGATGAGCCTCACAGTGCTCTGCGGCCCTTATCTTTGACCATGCCTTTCTCCTTTGATCGATTATCTCAGCCTCCAGAGCAGGAAAGGGTTGTCAAGTCGGCTTTTGACAGCGAAACATTTGATGCAGTTGGCACAATTCATGTGGATGGCCTGGTAGGCTCGGCAACCATCTCGCCGTCGGGGCGAGATGTGGCCCTTGCATCGTGAGTAGTCACATTGTTATCATGCTGAGAGAACAGACAGAGTCTAACATTTCACAGACCCAAAGGCCTCACCATCATTGATCTCGATTCTCCATGGAGCCCTCCTCGTCGGCTGAGTAGCCACGGTCTGCCATGGCTTGTGGTTGACGTCCAGTGGTCTCCCTTTGCCGCTCGCGAATTCTGGGTTGCGTCAACAGCAAATCACCGATGTCTGGTCTGGAACCTGAACAAGCGCGATGACTCGGCGTCTGGGGCCGTTGAACATTCCCTCCAAGCCCACAGCAGAGCCATCACCGATATCAACTTTTCTGCCCATCATCCCGATTCTCTTGCGACGTGTGCCGTGGATGGCTATGTTCACTGTTGGGACTTGCGGAGACCCAGATCTC is drawn from Podospora pseudocomata strain CBS 415.72m chromosome 1 map unlocalized CBS415.72m_1, whole genome shotgun sequence and contains these coding sequences:
- a CDS encoding uncharacterized protein (EggNog:ENOG503NU7K; COG:S; BUSCO:EOG092634ZL) → MDDRNHLAVRGRGKENEPPARSSRKRTSDIGGDPSTSRRRIREPSVQADHGDGDEYDPEQPMQERRQIQRSMRETWREIKENQDRLIGEDHNPLIRILDKQDATLVRVKQTNEAAIDARVLVSIADMSVKRAQKIGQGNVGGLDLDEFISKASTFMRNGGGIENDEAAELSNTQRRRRQPRGALGSDEEDIGDEGDMANWTHLGRYAAIPAILRPPVPGFLLGPLSIEKKARKVTKRSAPFKVSNLIEVRPQELRAEDLKRNTRNDLPSICKNILVRLEAHESKAQDLAREKCRQLEADRGTELSEEQLRQVMDELGLNGSGNVDLLRFVINPHSYGQTIENMFYVSFLLHEGNIELKFDGNGLPGIVPYKARDDEAESASRARAPMRHQAIMSIDMEMWSAIIEAFGIKQPIIPHRQEEDQTGPGARGWYY
- the VPS34 gene encoding Phosphatidylinositol (PI) 3-kinase (BUSCO:EOG0926137U; COG:G; EggNog:ENOG503NWH2), producing the protein MEPFSFASSDSLDYPVRIRIINLEGEEAPVLFSTLLDNPNLRHIGSNQSPFSDLYVTVQVWAGSKPLTVPVQTSFKTFRAERRWGEWLELPVTYSVLPQNACLAITLWDLSPTGDGPYGHRIPFGGATLPLFDKDNQLHKGRQKCHVYRHLHADGHDDTTTPALVPRSRPKDGTPEDKDAAELDRMETLFKKHEMGEIPRVDWLDQLVFRGFERRGLQTARSSLKAKAIRQTEASRDDKSSAQNEKAKPEPSGYFLNVELPRFDFPVVFADYEYPAPPISSFQHLSSSQSNILLKPPPEVHFGPGISVDDDEGYEGRLIRVYDPEVGARDNPAESKHRRLVRSQHRNGILDKDLKPNAKVRDELNVIMSYSPTHTLSPEEKDLIWKFRYHLTRNKKALTKFVKSVNWLDHSESKQAVQVLGKWTDIDVDDALELLGPTFDNSAVRAFAVERLRKADDKELLLYLLQLVQALKYEHISTRPGHEVTHDSSLARFLISRAVHSLALGNYFWWYLMVECDDSSMDQGEETQMIYKKIAYDFMAELVKRPDGKETRKTLLRQAEWIAILSKISGEIKEANESIAKRVERVKHFLADPKNELVTIDPPLPLPLDPSIEICGVVPEDTVVFKSSLHPIKVAFKTTSGRKYPILFKTGDDLRQDQLVIQIITLMDNLLLKENLDLKLSPYKILATGTSAGLSQFVPSMTFQGIASKYRANPAQAYLKQNNPDAQGPFGMRKESLDTFVRSCAGYCVITYILGVGDRHLDNLLLAPDGHFFHADFGYILGRDPKPFAPAMKLSKEMVDCMGGSNSEYYRQFKQYCFLAYSALRKNSNLILNLFSLMVDANIPDIKLEPDKAVLKVKERFHLELSEEDAIRHLERIMDDNLNALVPVVIDKLHELVQAFRA
- the ETR1 gene encoding mitochondrial 2-enoyl thioester reductase (COG:C; COG:K; EggNog:ENOG503NTWX), which translates into the protein MAAPRLTTKALRLPTSKLLRPALTTATPRAVPIFTQKRHLTGPYGYHQSKALTFSSFGEPIDVLSLHTHSISPTLPSGSVLVRTLAAPVNPADVNTIQGTYGSKPPFTTLLGTAQPSAVPGNEACFEVLSVGQGVKGLEKGDWVIPAKTGFGTFRTHALVEQAEGKLMRVEREGLTPVQVATVSVNPCSAYRMLKDYVDLVGLSMRWYREGKDVSGGAWFLQNGANSGVGRAAVQFGRLWGLRSINVVRERETPEETEKLKEELTGLGANVVLTEQEFLDRSFRDRLGELTKGGKEPLLLGMNCVGGKSASAVVKALSPKGCMVTYGGMSRQSFPFPTGPQIFKRLRFEGFWLSEWGKENPEGKRKMIEDILNLMREGKFKESPVQEVEWNWETEEKTLKEAVQGTLGGFRSGKGVFVFGET
- a CDS encoding uncharacterized protein (EggNog:ENOG503P7D3), encoding MSSSASRPVADQSNSTALAITTGARTIPTLPFGKQLAHSFTFNIFNLLWARPVSEDKPDMPSKKDTAAAAKPANGTATKRFELPALDLKFGALTDGTDIPPPLPSPIREEAVPTPPDTPKEAVKSNGNTTAAAAAAAAAAAAPVPPIATTAGVKRPAEDNPASPTLSARPGSIRRLFSRGLLNSAYVEGEGVEASKRTSRPPSRGASSVADSRKVKRSSGWFSRFRSDKTPLSPPATDEKKPTGPPPPMIPELTELKSSDDAKDEDGFGSDLFKDIK
- a CDS encoding uncharacterized protein (COG:O; EggNog:ENOG503P1WC), with the translated sequence MALPKRIQKETERLMAEPVPGISAIPHEDNLRYFDVEIHGPSSSPYEGGVFKLELFLPDDYPMTPPKIRFLTKIFHPNVDKLGRICLDVLKNNWSPALQIRTILLSIQALLGAPNPDDPLAADVAKSWKEDEKAAIATAKQWTQQYAVPK